From the Gallaecimonas kandeliae genome, one window contains:
- the coaE gene encoding dephospho-CoA kinase (Dephospho-CoA kinase (CoaE) performs the final step in coenzyme A biosynthesis.): MSFVVGLTGGIGSGKSTVADLFAELGITLVDADIVARQVVEPGTPGLEAIVEHFGTRVLQADGHLDRAALRQLVFSNESERLWLNALLHPLIREEMAHQLGAAQSPYVLWVVPLLIENGLYQDCDQVLVVDASPELQRQRVLARDKTADAEAIMARQLERNERLKHATQVLDNSGDLVQLKAQVQLLHRQYLSMAQQKRL, translated from the coding sequence TTGAGCTTCGTCGTCGGCCTCACCGGCGGCATTGGCTCGGGCAAGAGTACTGTCGCCGACCTCTTTGCCGAGTTGGGGATAACCCTGGTGGATGCCGACATCGTCGCCCGCCAGGTGGTGGAACCCGGCACCCCTGGCCTTGAGGCCATAGTGGAACATTTCGGCACCCGTGTATTGCAGGCTGACGGCCACCTCGACAGGGCCGCTCTACGCCAATTGGTGTTCAGTAATGAGAGTGAACGGCTCTGGCTCAACGCCCTGCTGCATCCCCTGATCCGCGAGGAGATGGCCCACCAGTTGGGTGCTGCCCAAAGCCCCTATGTGCTCTGGGTTGTGCCGCTGCTGATCGAAAACGGTCTCTACCAGGACTGTGACCAGGTGCTGGTGGTGGACGCTTCTCCCGAGTTGCAGCGTCAGCGGGTCTTGGCCCGTGACAAGACGGCGGACGCCGAGGCCATCATGGCCCGCCAGTTGGAGAGGAACGAACGCCTCAAGCACGCCACCCAGGTGTTGGACAACAGCGGCGATCTGGTCCAGTTGAAAGCGCAAGTTCAGCTTCTACATCGCCAATACCTGTCGATGGCCCAGCAAAAAAGGCTATGA
- the zapD gene encoding cell division protein ZapD: MERQFEFPLSEKFRAYLRLDYLLRRLFKAADNAEWPFFTALFDLLDVLERGDIKADLIKDLERVTEQLNRWAALPGVDAERLTGLSQELQCHRQWLLGQARLPPSWRDDPLLMGLRARFSVAGGDAPFDLPQLCCWQQRSAVLRQADVAAWLDKVEPFARALGLFLHLVREGGREEEVVARNGFFQASSEHLVLLQLAGLPQDIYPSVSGSRGRYTVRLMKLGDDGESRALAEDLPLTLCHCSWQ; the protein is encoded by the coding sequence ATGGAACGCCAGTTCGAGTTTCCCCTTTCCGAGAAGTTTCGCGCCTACCTGAGGCTGGACTACCTGCTGCGGCGCCTGTTCAAGGCGGCCGACAATGCCGAGTGGCCCTTCTTTACCGCCCTTTTCGATCTCCTGGACGTATTGGAACGGGGCGACATCAAGGCCGATCTCATCAAGGATCTTGAAAGGGTTACTGAACAACTGAACCGTTGGGCTGCTTTGCCTGGGGTCGATGCCGAGCGTCTGACGGGCCTCAGTCAAGAGTTGCAGTGTCACCGCCAATGGCTGCTGGGCCAAGCGCGCTTGCCGCCGTCCTGGCGGGATGATCCCCTGTTGATGGGCTTGAGGGCCCGTTTCAGCGTGGCCGGTGGCGATGCCCCCTTTGACCTGCCCCAACTCTGCTGCTGGCAGCAGCGCAGTGCCGTGTTGCGCCAGGCAGACGTTGCGGCTTGGCTGGACAAGGTTGAGCCTTTTGCCCGCGCCTTGGGCCTCTTCCTACATCTGGTCAGGGAAGGAGGGCGAGAGGAAGAGGTGGTGGCCCGCAACGGCTTTTTCCAGGCCAGCAGTGAACATCTGGTGCTGCTGCAGCTTGCCGGCCTGCCTCAGGACATCTACCCTAGCGTCTCCGGAAGCAGGGGCCGCTACACGGTAAGGCTGATGAAGCTGGGCGACGACGGTGAGTCCAGGGCCCTGGCCGAGGATCTGCCCCTGACACTTTGTCATTGCAGTTGGCAGTAG
- the yacG gene encoding DNA gyrase inhibitor YacG translates to MVIKCPICGKDVEWSEKSPFRPFCSKRCQLIDLGEWASGERAIPAEEESPSEPDEFE, encoded by the coding sequence TTGGTAATCAAGTGTCCCATCTGTGGCAAGGACGTCGAGTGGTCAGAAAAGAGCCCCTTCAGGCCTTTCTGTTCCAAGCGATGCCAGTTGATCGATCTGGGTGAATGGGCCTCTGGAGAGCGTGCCATACCTGCCGAGGAAGAATCCCCCTCCGAGCCGGACGAGTTCGAGTAA
- the ampD gene encoding 1,6-anhydro-N-acetylmuramyl-L-alanine amidase AmpD, whose amino-acid sequence MSSDWYPKAVRQPSPHQDDRPAGAAADLLVLHNISLPPNAFGAGHIQRFFAGSLDSTCHPWFERLNGVRVSAHFLIERSGAITQFVPLSKRAWHAGLSYFQGRERLNDYSVGVELEGADHLPFTAEQYRALAGLSGWLFEHSEIGPGQVTAHETIAPFRKSDPGPLFDWLTYYRELESRP is encoded by the coding sequence ATGAGCAGCGACTGGTACCCCAAGGCCGTTAGGCAACCAAGCCCCCACCAGGACGACAGGCCTGCCGGGGCAGCCGCCGATCTGCTTGTGCTGCACAACATCAGCCTGCCCCCCAACGCCTTTGGGGCCGGCCATATCCAGCGTTTTTTTGCTGGCTCCCTGGATAGCACCTGCCACCCCTGGTTCGAACGCCTCAATGGCGTGCGGGTGTCGGCCCATTTCCTTATCGAGCGTAGCGGCGCCATCACCCAGTTCGTGCCCCTGTCCAAGCGGGCCTGGCATGCCGGCCTTTCCTATTTTCAGGGCCGTGAGCGCCTCAATGACTACAGTGTCGGCGTCGAACTGGAAGGGGCCGACCACCTGCCCTTTACCGCCGAGCAGTACCGGGCCTTGGCTGGGCTGAGCGGCTGGCTGTTTGAGCACAGCGAGATCGGACCAGGGCAGGTCACGGCCCATGAAACCATAGCCCCCTTCAGGAAAAGCGATCCCGGTCCCTTGTTCGACTGGCTCACCTATTATCGAGAACTGGAGTCTCGCCCATGA